In the Pseudolabrys taiwanensis genome, one interval contains:
- a CDS encoding Gfo/Idh/MocA family protein → MIRLGIVGSNYGRLVQLPAFRADPRCDVVALAGGDATRTAARAREVGILKAYGDWRALVDDSEVDAVAIATIPSLQPEIALHALARGKPVFAEKPLANDLASARAMRDAAQASKLPTMVDFNFPPIAAWACAMDMLDAGAVGPLRHVAVHWHVENRAVQLRLRNWKTDGATGGGVLGNFVSHCLHYLEWFGGPISGLSARIGTLPDDPQAETTVSMSLTYATGVLISLSMSCASYLGIGHRLEFFGEDGTLVLFNPTADYMRGFELYHARRPATALTRVAVEDPLDPQYPDGRIAPVSRLAGRFLDAIEKGTPARPNFADGYRVQVLIDAARRSHETGTWIAVPAETQ, encoded by the coding sequence GTGATCCGCCTCGGTATCGTCGGCAGCAATTATGGACGCCTCGTGCAGTTGCCGGCGTTCCGCGCCGATCCGCGCTGCGACGTGGTTGCGCTCGCCGGCGGCGACGCGACACGCACCGCCGCGCGCGCGAGAGAGGTCGGCATCCTCAAAGCTTACGGTGACTGGCGCGCGCTGGTCGATGACAGCGAGGTCGACGCCGTCGCCATTGCCACCATCCCGAGCCTGCAGCCCGAGATCGCCCTGCACGCGCTCGCGCGCGGCAAGCCGGTGTTCGCGGAGAAGCCGCTGGCGAACGACCTCGCCAGCGCGCGCGCCATGCGCGATGCGGCGCAGGCGAGCAAGCTGCCGACCATGGTCGATTTCAACTTTCCGCCGATTGCGGCGTGGGCCTGCGCCATGGACATGCTCGATGCCGGCGCGGTCGGCCCGTTGCGTCACGTGGCGGTGCATTGGCACGTCGAGAACCGCGCGGTGCAGTTGCGCTTGCGCAACTGGAAGACCGACGGCGCCACCGGCGGCGGCGTGCTCGGCAACTTCGTCTCGCATTGTCTCCATTATCTGGAATGGTTCGGCGGCCCGATATCGGGATTGTCGGCGCGCATCGGCACGCTGCCCGACGATCCGCAGGCAGAGACGACGGTCTCGATGTCGCTCACTTATGCGACCGGTGTTTTGATCAGCCTGTCGATGAGCTGCGCCTCGTATCTCGGCATCGGCCACCGGCTCGAATTCTTCGGCGAGGACGGGACGCTCGTTCTGTTCAATCCGACGGCCGATTACATGCGCGGCTTCGAGCTCTATCACGCGCGCCGGCCGGCAACGGCGCTGACGCGCGTTGCGGTCGAGGACCCGCTCGACCCGCAATATCCGGACGGGCGCATCGCGCCGGTGTCGCGGTTGGCCGGGCGCTTTCTCGACGCGATCGAAAAAGGCACACCGGCAAGACCAAATTTTGCCGATGGCTACCGCGTGCAGGTGCTGATCGACGCTGCGCGGCGATCGCACGAAACCGGCACTTGGATCGCGGTGCCCGCCGAGACACAGTGA
- a CDS encoding NAD-dependent epimerase/dehydratase family protein, whose protein sequence is MSGNRVLVTGGSGFIGSGLVKALVKAGAQVRVLDDNSRGRPRRLAEIEKDIEFVGGDIRDAETVARATQGMDEVHHLAYVNGTEFFYTQPDLVLDVGVRGMINVIDACRKHGVGNLILASSSEVYQTPPQIPTDESAPLIVPDVLNPRYSYGGGKLISELMAINFGRKYFERVLIFRPHNVYGPDMGFEHVVPQFALRLKKLADAQPSGTLRFDIQGTGEETRSFCYVDDLVAGVMVMRDKGEHLGIYHVGTLEEVTIADVARRVAAAAGREIELVPGPLQPGGTPRRCPDISKLSKLGYKPRVPLDTGLKPTVDWYWRNADLAP, encoded by the coding sequence ATGAGTGGCAATCGTGTTCTCGTCACCGGCGGCTCGGGCTTCATCGGCTCCGGGCTGGTGAAAGCGCTGGTCAAAGCGGGCGCGCAGGTGCGCGTGCTCGACGACAATTCGCGCGGCCGCCCGCGGCGGCTGGCCGAGATCGAGAAGGACATCGAGTTCGTCGGCGGCGACATCCGCGATGCGGAGACCGTTGCGCGCGCAACGCAGGGCATGGACGAGGTACATCACCTCGCTTACGTCAACGGCACCGAGTTCTTCTACACGCAGCCCGATCTCGTGCTCGACGTCGGCGTGCGCGGCATGATCAACGTCATCGACGCCTGCCGCAAGCACGGGGTCGGCAACCTCATCCTCGCCTCGTCGTCCGAAGTCTATCAGACGCCGCCGCAGATCCCCACCGACGAGAGCGCGCCGCTCATCGTGCCCGACGTGCTCAACCCGCGTTATTCCTACGGCGGCGGCAAGCTCATCAGCGAACTGATGGCCATCAACTTCGGCCGCAAGTATTTCGAGCGCGTGCTGATCTTCCGGCCGCACAATGTCTATGGCCCCGACATGGGCTTCGAGCACGTGGTGCCGCAGTTCGCGCTGCGCCTGAAGAAACTCGCCGACGCACAGCCGTCCGGCACCTTGCGCTTCGACATCCAGGGCACCGGCGAAGAAACGCGCAGCTTCTGCTACGTGGACGATCTCGTCGCCGGCGTCATGGTCATGCGCGACAAGGGAGAGCATCTCGGCATCTATCATGTCGGCACGCTGGAAGAAGTGACGATCGCCGACGTCGCGCGCCGCGTCGCCGCCGCGGCCGGCCGCGAAATCGAGCTGGTGCCCGGCCCGTTGCAGCCCGGCGGCACGCCGCGCCGCTGCCCCGACATTTCGAAACTTTCAAAGCTCGGCTATAAGCCGCGCGTGCCGCTCGATACCGGGCTCAAGCCCACCGTCGATTGGTACTGGCGCAACGCCGATCTGGCGCCATAG
- a CDS encoding class I SAM-dependent methyltransferase yields the protein MPFPTKVARAAGTGASVPVEQCQICGSEKLDTVLSLGYMPPVNQMVPIGQVPRQQPWFPTNLLHCRVCDLVQLGLAVDPVIIFPPEYPYTSGTTKLLRDNFAELYAESSQMLGLKADDLIVDIGSNDGTLISNFQKGGHRILGIEPTDVSKIANERGIPTIQRYFGLDTAKEVKAKHGPATVITAANCFAHIEDVHAIVEGIVEMLAPNGTFISESHYLIPLLDTLQYDTVYHEHLRYYSLASLKHLLEMHGLEVFHARPIPSHGGSIRVYAARKGVHKVQDSVAKMLAAEPRGDAMAKRLADFRRDVVLSKLRLMAMLRDLKEKGARIAGISAPSRASTMVNYVGLDEGIIDYVVEIAGSLKIGKCMPGTAIPVVDEAKLFEDQPDCAVIFSWHIADELAPKLKAKGFKGQLITPLPVPRVL from the coding sequence ATGCCCTTCCCCACCAAAGTCGCACGTGCCGCCGGCACCGGCGCCAGCGTTCCGGTCGAGCAGTGCCAGATTTGCGGCAGCGAGAAGCTCGATACCGTGCTCTCGCTCGGCTACATGCCGCCGGTGAACCAGATGGTGCCGATCGGCCAGGTGCCACGGCAGCAGCCGTGGTTTCCGACCAATCTCCTGCATTGCCGCGTCTGCGATCTGGTCCAGCTCGGCCTCGCCGTCGACCCGGTCATCATCTTCCCGCCCGAATACCCCTACACCAGCGGCACCACCAAACTGCTGCGCGACAATTTCGCCGAGTTGTATGCCGAGTCGTCCCAAATGCTGGGGCTCAAGGCCGACGATCTTATCGTCGACATCGGCTCGAACGACGGCACGCTGATCTCGAACTTCCAGAAGGGCGGCCATCGTATCCTCGGCATCGAGCCGACCGACGTCAGCAAAATCGCCAATGAGCGCGGTATCCCGACCATCCAGCGTTACTTCGGTCTCGACACCGCCAAGGAAGTCAAAGCCAAGCACGGCCCGGCAACGGTCATCACCGCGGCCAACTGCTTCGCCCATATCGAAGACGTGCATGCCATCGTCGAGGGCATCGTCGAGATGCTGGCGCCGAACGGCACCTTCATCTCGGAATCGCACTATCTCATTCCGCTGCTCGACACGCTGCAGTACGACACCGTCTATCACGAGCACTTGCGCTATTACTCGCTGGCGAGCCTCAAGCATCTTCTCGAGATGCACGGCCTCGAAGTGTTTCATGCGCGGCCGATCCCGAGCCATGGCGGCTCGATCCGGGTCTACGCGGCGCGCAAGGGCGTGCACAAGGTGCAGGACAGCGTCGCCAAGATGCTCGCCGCCGAGCCGCGCGGCGATGCGATGGCCAAGCGCCTCGCCGACTTCCGCCGCGACGTCGTGCTGTCGAAGCTGCGCTTGATGGCCATGCTGCGCGACCTCAAGGAAAAAGGCGCGCGCATTGCCGGCATCAGCGCCCCGTCGCGCGCGTCGACGATGGTCAATTATGTCGGCCTCGACGAAGGCATCATCGATTACGTGGTCGAGATCGCCGGCTCGCTGAAGATCGGCAAATGCATGCCGGGCACGGCGATCCCCGTGGTCGACGAGGCGAAGCTTTTCGAAGACCAGCCCGACTGCGCCGTGATCTTCTCCTGGCACATCGCCGACGAACTCGCGCCCAAGCTCAAGGCCAAGGGCTTCAAAGGGCAGCTCATCACGCCGCTGCCCGTGCCGCGGGTGTTGTAG
- a CDS encoding NUDIX hydrolase translates to MPDFPKITSRRTIDVSPWMKIVEREVAFTAEGKPELYHAVGQQDYIAIVALTPEGLIPIVRQYRPAVEGFTWELPAGMTDPGEEPAETCRRELLEETALPARAVHTLGTFAPCTARLSNRVHSFFVETGPRQADHPGEAGIEVKLVSPADLAELIRTGAFTLQLHIGALMLAGMHGFIDFHAFKTP, encoded by the coding sequence ATGCCCGACTTCCCCAAAATCACATCGCGGCGCACGATCGACGTCTCACCCTGGATGAAAATCGTCGAGCGCGAGGTCGCCTTCACCGCCGAGGGGAAGCCCGAGCTCTATCACGCGGTCGGCCAGCAGGATTACATCGCCATCGTGGCGCTGACGCCGGAGGGGCTGATCCCGATCGTGCGGCAGTACCGGCCGGCGGTCGAAGGCTTCACCTGGGAGCTGCCGGCGGGCATGACCGATCCCGGTGAAGAGCCGGCGGAGACCTGCCGGCGCGAACTGCTGGAAGAAACCGCCCTGCCCGCACGCGCGGTCCACACGCTCGGCACCTTCGCCCCCTGCACCGCCCGGCTCTCGAACCGGGTGCACTCTTTCTTCGTCGAAACCGGCCCGCGGCAAGCGGATCACCCCGGCGAGGCAGGAATCGAGGTGAAGCTGGTCAGCCCTGCGGATTTAGCGGAACTGATCCGCACCGGCGCCTTCACCCTGCAGCTGCACATCGGGGCCCTGATGCTGGCGGGAATGCACGGATTTATTGATTTCCACGCCTTCAAGACGCCGTAA
- the hemA gene encoding 5-aminolevulinate synthase, whose protein sequence is MNYNEFFNVALNQLRDERRYRVFADLERIAGRFPHALWHSPEGTRDVVIWCSNDYLGMAQHPKVIGAMVETATRMGTGAGGTRNIAGTNHPLVELERELADLHGKPAALVFTSGYVSNQTGIATIAKLLPNCLLLSDALNHNSMIEGIRQSGCERVIWRHNDVAHLEELLKAADPKRPKLIAFESLYSMDGDVAPVHAICDLADKYGAMTYCDEVHAVGMYGPRGGGICERDKAMDRVDVLEGTLAKAFGCLGGYIAGSREMIDAVRSYAPGFIFTTALPPAICAATTAAIKHLKSSSWERERHQDRAARVKAVLNAAGLPVMPSDTHIVPVFVGDPEKCKTASDLLLSEHGIYIQPINYPTVPRGAERLRITPSPYHDDALIDGLAEALIDVWERLGLPLGQRALAAE, encoded by the coding sequence ATGAATTACAACGAGTTTTTCAACGTTGCCCTCAATCAGCTGCGGGATGAAAGACGGTATCGCGTCTTCGCCGACCTGGAGCGGATCGCCGGCCGGTTCCCGCACGCTCTGTGGCATTCCCCCGAGGGCACCCGCGACGTCGTGATCTGGTGCTCCAACGATTACCTCGGCATGGCCCAGCACCCGAAGGTGATCGGCGCGATGGTCGAGACCGCGACGCGCATGGGCACCGGCGCCGGCGGCACCCGCAACATCGCCGGCACCAACCACCCGCTGGTCGAGCTGGAGCGCGAGCTCGCCGACCTGCACGGCAAGCCGGCCGCCCTCGTCTTCACCTCCGGCTACGTGTCGAACCAGACCGGCATCGCCACCATCGCCAAGCTGCTGCCGAACTGCCTGCTGCTGTCGGACGCGCTGAACCACAATTCGATGATCGAGGGCATCCGCCAGTCCGGCTGTGAGCGCGTGATCTGGCGCCACAACGACGTCGCCCACCTCGAAGAGCTGCTGAAGGCGGCCGATCCGAAGCGGCCGAAGCTGATCGCGTTCGAGAGCCTCTATTCGATGGACGGCGACGTCGCGCCGGTGCACGCGATTTGCGATCTCGCCGACAAATACGGCGCCATGACCTATTGCGACGAAGTGCACGCGGTCGGCATGTACGGCCCGCGCGGCGGCGGCATCTGCGAGCGCGACAAGGCGATGGATCGCGTCGACGTGCTGGAAGGCACGCTCGCCAAGGCCTTCGGCTGCCTCGGCGGATATATCGCCGGCTCGCGCGAGATGATCGACGCCGTGCGCTCCTATGCGCCGGGCTTCATCTTCACCACCGCGCTGCCGCCGGCGATCTGCGCCGCGACCACCGCGGCCATCAAGCACTTGAAGAGCTCGAGCTGGGAGCGCGAGCGTCATCAGGACCGCGCCGCCCGCGTCAAGGCGGTGCTGAACGCCGCCGGCCTGCCGGTGATGCCGAGCGACACGCATATCGTGCCGGTGTTCGTCGGCGACCCGGAGAAGTGCAAGACCGCGAGCGACCTGCTGCTCAGCGAGCACGGCATCTACATCCAGCCGATCAACTATCCGACCGTGCCGCGCGGCGCGGAGCGGCTGCGCATCACGCCATCGCCCTATCACGACGACGCGCTGATCGACGGCTTGGCCGAAGCGCTGATCGACGTGTGGGAACGTCTCGGTCTGCCGCTCGGCCAGCGCGCCCTGGCCGCCGAGTAG
- a CDS encoding AbrB family transcriptional regulator has translation MSPPSSHDYRTTLLRLAETLAIGTVGGMTLGLVGVPAGYLSGSILAVSAAALSGRPMRIPPPFARTIFVLLGISLGAVVTPETLTGMASYPLSIAALIVGMTAVSFGGTAYLRAVHGWSTPNAYLASAPGAMSQVLVLGAELGADLRAIAIVQSTRVVIVAIGLPTGLALAGLAGPAIRPDPGPLTLHVIDELAILVAAGAFGAWLAHRLRLPGGLLFGAMITSAVLHGTGLIHAVLPWWITNAAGLVLGAIIGARFANTPLRLLTDYLGAAFGSFAVSVAIASVFAAGVVSLLSMRAAEVMIAYAPGSVDAMMLLALGLHLDPVYVGAHHVVRIFLISLTAPLVARRIARKPKPPASTREPPSFQD, from the coding sequence TTGTCTCCACCGTCATCTCACGACTACCGGACGACCTTACTCCGTCTCGCCGAGACGCTTGCGATCGGCACCGTCGGCGGCATGACGCTTGGGCTGGTCGGCGTGCCGGCCGGCTATCTCTCGGGCTCAATTCTCGCGGTGTCCGCCGCGGCTCTCAGCGGCCGTCCGATGCGCATACCGCCGCCTTTCGCGCGGACGATCTTCGTGCTGCTCGGCATCTCGCTTGGCGCGGTGGTAACACCGGAGACGCTGACCGGCATGGCGAGCTATCCCTTGAGCATCGCCGCGTTGATCGTCGGCATGACGGCAGTCAGCTTCGGCGGCACGGCCTATCTCCGCGCGGTGCACGGCTGGTCCACACCCAACGCCTATCTGGCATCGGCGCCGGGGGCCATGTCGCAAGTGCTCGTGCTCGGCGCCGAACTCGGCGCCGACTTGCGCGCGATCGCCATCGTGCAGAGCACGCGCGTCGTCATCGTGGCGATCGGCCTGCCGACCGGCCTCGCCTTGGCGGGGCTTGCCGGTCCCGCCATCCGCCCCGATCCCGGTCCACTGACGCTGCACGTCATCGATGAACTCGCGATCCTGGTCGCCGCCGGCGCGTTCGGCGCCTGGCTCGCACATCGGCTGCGTCTGCCCGGCGGCCTGCTGTTCGGCGCGATGATCACATCCGCGGTGCTGCACGGCACCGGGCTCATCCATGCCGTGTTGCCGTGGTGGATCACCAATGCGGCGGGGCTAGTGCTCGGCGCCATCATCGGCGCCCGCTTCGCCAATACGCCGCTGCGCCTGCTGACGGATTACCTCGGCGCCGCGTTCGGCTCATTCGCGGTGTCGGTCGCGATCGCTTCGGTGTTCGCCGCGGGCGTGGTGAGCCTGCTATCGATGCGCGCCGCCGAGGTGATGATCGCTTATGCGCCCGGCTCGGTCGACGCGATGATGCTGCTGGCGCTCGGGCTGCATCTCGACCCCGTTTATGTCGGCGCGCACCATGTGGTGCGCATCTTCCTGATCTCGCTGACCGCGCCGCTGGTGGCGCGCCGCATCGCGCGCAAGCCGAAGCCGCCCGCGTCGACGCGCGAGCCGCCGTCCTTTCAGGACTGA
- a CDS encoding DUF294 nucleotidyltransferase-like domain-containing protein, producing MATGTIRNATPLIALEALVLDSETTGLDPAKARIVEMAMVPLKSGALVEDAPLRSLVNPGEPIPKAATDIHHIDDAMVAAAPSIAAAWPAFAAAMSGTIVIGHTLGFDLAVLKRECQRAGLPWMPPRTLDTRLLAQVAEPHLGGYTLEHLASWLGIAVENRHSAVADAVLTGMIFLALLPKLREGNIRTLAEAENACLALSTVLEDQHRAGWEEPVTSPRAHEERIFARIDTYPYRHRIADVMSAPPQTIAADVPLSAALQRMAQAKISSLLVTPPDTPGLVARDAAIVTERDVLRALAEHGKEALDWPVAAYAGKPLVTVPADAFVYRALGRMSRLKLRHLGVENDDGALCGIVSARDLLRLRAQEATVLGDAIDQADDVPALAAAWALLPHAAESLAAEGVSAREIAAVISRELGALTRRAGVLAERRMVEAGNDAAPCAFALCVLGSAGRGESLLAMDQDNALIFAEGEPDGAADRWFAVYGAIVADILHEVGVPYCQGGVMAKNAAWRGSRATWRLRIAEWITRSNPADLLSVDIFFDLAGVHGDQRLAHDIWRGAFDAAAGNAAFAKLLAEAAGEVEPGTTMFGGFRTENGRIDLKRTGLFGIVTTARVLAIKHHLLARATPARLAAVADLGRGGGDDLDALARAQAVFLDRILAQQLEDIRAGRPPGNKVAVKRLSRDERAALHDAFGAVRHLDTLTRDLLF from the coding sequence ATGGCGACAGGCACGATCCGGAATGCGACCCCGCTGATCGCGCTTGAGGCGCTTGTCCTCGACAGCGAGACGACCGGGCTCGATCCGGCCAAGGCGCGCATCGTCGAGATGGCGATGGTGCCGCTGAAGAGCGGCGCGCTTGTGGAAGACGCCCCGTTGCGCAGTCTCGTCAATCCGGGCGAGCCGATCCCGAAGGCGGCAACGGATATCCATCATATCGACGACGCGATGGTCGCCGCCGCGCCGTCTATCGCGGCCGCGTGGCCGGCTTTCGCTGCCGCGATGTCCGGAACCATAGTGATCGGCCATACGCTCGGCTTCGATCTTGCCGTGCTCAAGCGCGAATGCCAGCGCGCGGGCCTGCCTTGGATGCCGCCGCGCACGCTCGACACGCGGCTTCTGGCGCAAGTCGCCGAGCCGCATCTCGGCGGTTATACGCTTGAACATTTGGCGAGCTGGCTCGGCATCGCCGTCGAGAACCGTCATTCCGCGGTCGCCGATGCGGTGCTCACCGGCATGATCTTTCTGGCGCTGCTGCCGAAGCTGCGTGAAGGCAATATCCGCACCCTGGCCGAAGCCGAGAATGCGTGCCTTGCCTTGAGCACGGTGCTTGAAGATCAGCATCGGGCCGGCTGGGAGGAGCCGGTGACGAGCCCGCGGGCGCATGAGGAACGCATCTTCGCGCGCATCGACACTTATCCCTATCGTCATCGTATTGCCGACGTGATGAGCGCCCCGCCGCAGACGATTGCAGCGGACGTGCCGCTGAGCGCGGCCTTGCAACGCATGGCGCAGGCGAAGATCTCGTCGCTGCTGGTGACGCCACCCGATACGCCAGGGCTCGTCGCGCGCGATGCCGCAATCGTCACCGAGCGCGATGTGCTGCGCGCCCTGGCGGAGCATGGCAAAGAGGCGCTGGACTGGCCCGTTGCCGCCTACGCGGGTAAACCGCTGGTGACTGTGCCGGCGGATGCCTTCGTCTACCGTGCGCTCGGCCGCATGAGCCGGCTGAAGCTGCGCCATCTTGGCGTCGAGAACGACGATGGCGCGCTTTGCGGCATCGTCAGCGCGCGCGATCTCCTGCGCCTGCGCGCGCAGGAAGCGACCGTTCTTGGCGACGCGATCGATCAGGCCGACGATGTCCCGGCTTTGGCTGCCGCCTGGGCATTGCTGCCGCACGCGGCCGAGAGCCTCGCAGCGGAAGGCGTGAGCGCGCGCGAAATCGCCGCTGTCATCTCGCGTGAACTCGGCGCGTTGACGCGCCGCGCCGGTGTCCTTGCGGAACGGCGTATGGTCGAGGCGGGCAACGATGCAGCGCCCTGTGCCTTTGCGCTATGCGTTCTCGGTTCCGCCGGCCGTGGCGAGAGCCTGTTGGCCATGGATCAAGACAATGCACTGATCTTCGCCGAAGGCGAACCCGACGGCGCCGCCGATCGCTGGTTCGCCGTCTATGGCGCGATCGTTGCCGACATCTTGCATGAAGTCGGCGTGCCTTATTGCCAGGGTGGTGTGATGGCCAAGAACGCGGCCTGGCGCGGCTCGCGCGCGACGTGGCGCCTGCGTATCGCCGAGTGGATCACGCGCAGCAACCCGGCCGACTTGTTGTCCGTCGACATTTTTTTCGATCTTGCCGGCGTGCATGGCGACCAACGGCTGGCCCACGATATTTGGCGCGGTGCTTTCGACGCGGCCGCGGGCAATGCCGCTTTTGCCAAGCTGCTCGCCGAAGCCGCCGGCGAAGTCGAACCGGGCACCACCATGTTCGGCGGCTTTCGCACCGAAAACGGCAGAATCGATTTAAAGAGGACCGGTCTCTTTGGCATCGTCACCACCGCGCGCGTGCTGGCGATCAAACATCATCTGCTCGCGCGCGCGACGCCCGCGCGGCTCGCCGCCGTCGCCGACCTCGGCCGTGGCGGCGGCGACGATCTCGATGCGCTTGCGCGGGCGCAGGCGGTCTTTCTCGATCGCATTCTCGCGCAACAACTCGAGGATATCCGCGCCGGCCGTCCGCCCGGCAACAAGGTTGCCGTCAAACGCCTATCGCGCGACGAGCGTGCGGCCTTGCACGACGCCTTCGGCGCCGTGCGTCATCTCGATACGCTCACGCGCGATCTCTTGTTCTGA